One Atribacterota bacterium genomic window, ATTGATTATAAGCTAAAAACATCTAAAATATCCATATCTTAAAAAGAAAAAGATTCCAAATAGCATCAAATAATACTAAGCAATTTTATTTAAATCATTGACTTATAGTACTTTGAAAGCTTCAGTAGAGAAAATAGCTGATAAGCTTTATTTTATTATCCTTTTATCTATAATAAGTCATAAAAATACTAACCAGCAAGGAGACTGTTCAAGTCTTTCAGTTAAATATGGCACAACAATTGGACCAACATAATCCAATACTATCATTGACCTTACCCCTATAATTCAGATGCCTATTTGAAGCACTTTTGTTAACATTAACATTTCATATTCCTCTTGACTGTAATAACTAATAGAGGAATGCAATCTTTTCCTGTTGTAAAAGAATTCAATTTATTCGAAGATAACCTTTGTGCTTCTTATCTGGTTTTATAAATATCCTAGTAATTAATTCCATTTTTATTGTATGGTAGTAATTTCCCCTCACCGCGTTATAAAGAGTAGTTACCCTTACTATTAATAAAACATAGTATACCATGTATTAATCAATGGGGCTAATACAATTCACTATCATATGAGTTGCTACTATCGGAATCTAAGAGTAAGCCGATAAAGTTGTATTTACTATTTGAGTTAAATATGGTTTTTAAAAACAGTTAGTTTTGGAAGGTGTCCATATAATATGAATTATTAAATGTTTAAATCCTCTGATGTGGGCATTCCTTCCCTGGCACCAAACTTTTGACAATTATATGCACCACATCGAGCACCCAATTCCACAGACTTAGCTAAAGACCAGTGACCTGCCAGACCAAATAATAATCCTCCGTGAAATGCATCTCCTGCTCCTACTGTATCAATTACTTTTACCTTAAAAGCCTGTTGGTGAGCTGCGGGTTTACCAGGTTCACAATAATATACTCCATCGGGACCTACAGTGATGATAGTATTAACTTCAAACTCCCAGGCTAACTTTTTCGTAAGTTCTTTGGGTTGAATGTCAGGATATAATGTGCTCATAGCATAATAGTTTGGAATAAGAAAATCAGATTGCGCAATAATTTTTCTGACTATATCTCTGTTACCATTACATTGCTTAATCGGATCTAAATCAATATCAACCAGAAGTTTGGCACCAATTTTCTTCACCTGTTGACAAAATGTTAAGGTAATATCTAGAGGTATTTCCCCTACTTCTACTATTATCCAATTATCTTTCTCTATAT contains:
- a CDS encoding carbohydrate kinase family protein yields the protein MKAIGKENIIYGFGSATLDFRIQVPDLGYDYKDKLLAQKTDIFGGGAVANCLIQVARLGRKTSWLGKLGDDWIGHLIQEQLNLEKVDCSNIIWDESVCSPFNLAVYAGEEKRRIGGFLIPNSLAEINLEDISSLSSNIEKDNWIIVEVGEIPLDITLTFCQQVKKIGAKLLVDIDLDPIKQCNGNRDIVRKIIAQSDFLIPNYYAMSTLYPDIQPKELTKKLAWEFEVNTIITVGPDGVYYCEPGKPAAHQQAFKVKVIDTVGAGDAFHGGLLFGLAGHWSLAKSVELGARCGAYNCQKFGAREGMPTSEDLNI